In one window of Micromonospora cathayae DNA:
- a CDS encoding acyl carrier protein, translating to MSDEVRTFVIEQLTDMNYDVEGIDDDTTLGPAGVDLESLALADLAVRVEDRYGLAFAEDENEKLALMTVGEFTRMVADRVSAKATSDLA from the coding sequence ATGTCCGACGAGGTCCGCACCTTCGTCATCGAGCAACTGACGGACATGAACTACGACGTCGAGGGCATCGACGACGACACCACCCTCGGCCCCGCCGGCGTCGACCTGGAGTCCCTCGCCCTGGCCGACCTGGCGGTCCGCGTCGAGGACCGGTACGGCCTGGCGTTCGCCGAGGACGAGAACGAGAAACTGGCCCTGATGACGGTCGGCGAGTTCACCCGCATGGTCGCCGACCGGGTCTCCGCCAAGGCCACGAGCGACCTCGCCTGA
- a CDS encoding class I adenylate-forming enzyme family protein, with amino-acid sequence MSDGAWVDDVLLAGPATDVCLRLPEPVDRGTLRRLVTDAQARLAGAGLRPGGAVALRLPPSLSYVVNLLATWRSGGQAVLLDHRLTDYEVDRALQRLHPQVVVAPVRTGGGALRVFVDVTEGLTAYSDRPAASGHAVVQLSSGSTGPSKVIGRTADDLVAEVHRYTRIDGVARPGERIILLPSMVHVLGLVGGLLYGLHARVELVPPERLSGDAVLAAISAQPTPATVLGVPFHIGLLASTRPPAPLPQFTRMTTGGELVPAAVAQAFHDRHGVPLGNMYGMTEVGVIGTDLHGAHRPAILPAPGITVREVAGELQVSCPATPYLGLSDPTRWADGWLHTRDAGTVDPDTGLVTVRGRLDSQVSVGGLKVDLTEVEATVTALPGVTAAVVVYDGGITAYVQTDGTLTEEHLDKLLAERLAGYKRPRTLHLLAQLPRTTTGKLVRSTEALRTAAS; translated from the coding sequence GTGTCCGACGGTGCCTGGGTGGACGACGTCCTGCTCGCCGGCCCCGCCACCGACGTTTGTCTTCGCCTGCCCGAACCCGTCGACCGGGGCACGCTGCGCCGACTCGTCACCGACGCGCAGGCCCGACTCGCCGGGGCCGGGCTGCGCCCGGGCGGTGCCGTCGCGCTCCGTCTGCCGCCGTCACTGTCCTATGTGGTGAACCTGCTCGCCACCTGGCGCAGCGGCGGCCAGGCCGTCCTGCTCGACCACCGGCTCACCGACTACGAGGTGGACCGCGCCCTGCAGCGGCTGCACCCCCAGGTCGTCGTCGCGCCGGTGCGTACCGGCGGGGGAGCGCTGCGGGTCTTCGTCGACGTCACCGAGGGCCTGACCGCCTACTCCGACCGGCCCGCCGCCAGCGGCCACGCCGTCGTCCAGCTCAGCTCCGGCTCCACCGGACCGTCCAAGGTGATCGGTCGGACCGCCGACGACCTGGTCGCCGAGGTGCACCGCTACACCCGCATCGACGGCGTCGCCCGACCCGGCGAGCGGATCATCCTGCTGCCGTCCATGGTGCACGTCCTCGGCCTGGTCGGCGGCCTGCTCTACGGTCTGCACGCCCGGGTCGAGCTGGTCCCGCCGGAGCGCCTCAGCGGCGACGCCGTGCTGGCCGCCATCTCCGCCCAGCCCACCCCGGCCACCGTCCTCGGCGTGCCGTTCCACATCGGGCTGCTCGCCTCCACCCGGCCGCCGGCCCCGCTGCCGCAGTTCACCCGGATGACCACCGGCGGGGAACTCGTCCCGGCCGCCGTCGCGCAGGCCTTCCACGACCGGCACGGCGTGCCGCTGGGCAACATGTACGGGATGACCGAGGTCGGCGTGATCGGCACCGACCTGCACGGCGCGCACCGCCCCGCCATCCTGCCCGCCCCCGGCATCACCGTCCGGGAGGTCGCCGGTGAACTGCAGGTCAGCTGCCCGGCCACGCCGTACCTCGGGCTGTCCGACCCGACCCGCTGGGCCGACGGCTGGCTGCACACCCGCGACGCCGGCACCGTCGACCCGGACACCGGCCTGGTCACCGTGCGCGGCCGACTCGACTCCCAGGTCAGCGTGGGTGGCCTGAAGGTCGACCTGACCGAGGTCGAGGCCACCGTCACCGCCCTGCCCGGTGTCACCGCCGCCGTGGTCGTCTACGACGGCGGCATCACCGCGTACGTGCAGACCGACGGCACCCTCACCGAGGAACACCTGGACAAGCTGCTCGCCGAACGGCTCGCCGGCTACAAGCGGCCCCGCACCCTGCACCTGCTGGCTCAGCTGCCCCGCACCACCACCGGGAAGCTCGTCCGCTCCACCGAGGCGCTGCGGACGGCCGCCTCATGA
- a CDS encoding acyl carrier protein: MAGQPVPERAELVDMLAELTNKPATEVPERLGSMELAWLVHLVEQRYDTRLDLTDDQLAGIRTVDDAREVFRSCLTAAADG; the protein is encoded by the coding sequence ATGGCCGGACAGCCCGTACCCGAGCGGGCCGAACTGGTCGACATGCTCGCCGAACTGACCAACAAACCGGCCACCGAGGTACCCGAGCGGCTCGGCTCGATGGAGCTGGCCTGGCTCGTGCACCTCGTCGAGCAGCGCTACGACACCCGCCTCGACCTGACCGACGACCAGCTCGCCGGCATCCGCACCGTCGACGACGCCCGGGAGGTCTTCCGCTCCTGCCTGACCGCCGCCGCAGATGGCTGA
- a CDS encoding putative inorganic carbon transporter subunit DabA, which produces MVPDPRRAARAAGWLLAVAAVAAVGLLAAVAVTAPATGVLARPEVGGVPFPLGVRVDRFGALFVLLVSGIAAVVAGYARRYLDGEPGMAGFQARIAGAAAATLVMATAPSLAQFAAGWIAAGWLLVGLIGYHRDQPRVRVAVRRVRRLFLLGDVALVGAFALLTAAAGSADLAAVRALGDTAPGWVPATAGGLLLVAGMVRSAQVPVHGWLPGTLDAPTPVSAFLHAGMVNVAGFLMITFAPVVVAAPAVMAATLLVGLTTAAAGTLFAAVRTDVKGALARSTVAQMGFMLAQCGLGAFGLAAVHLVGHGVYKAYAFLSAGGAVQAQARAAEAPQPVGPAPVRRLAAATAVLVTVVVVTETILGATLTGLLSAALAGVAGVAALRAALADRRLPVTATLAVTATVAALAAGYLLAGRAATDWMGLPQAVTPLAVGTAALVLAVVALSSRSALRRRAVGLWWWAWRDGRLPLPSTATSWLPLPSTVAGRRTGGDGTGGHPPLVVTAGDTDADAARAVAAATSAADHVAATWPLDSFVAVNPLAGLERTAFGPATARMRELGGIRTHLPAEHWRQRLRDGHLTAADLTAALATVPGATRPVRLDGRLADVGDLRMLVLRHPVYDGPPPRADLLAVARRRLPARPAPTVDGVRTLAEILDDALGGRVGADVDDLVADWCAAHCGRPAAPWPVPGADAQGCWSRWRQVAAADPAPAWHGATGFGAFVAALPAASGPALAVLLRTLGVAPDDWATYLSRSLVRLPGWAGYARWSQDHPAQRPTLTVLDLLAVRLAYEVALGAAVAHRHLGVGPAVDLVVAAARTPHRPAPDTQVAGAPAGSDPVAGDPGGPDAVAGVARLAAVLGLDAAALDGLPQRSLTALHDTVTDLSPQRQAEIWLAAAEHAYRRQLRNRLGHRTGRPVPPNAPLAQAVFCIDVRSEGLRRHLEATGPVRTFGFAGFFGLPVRTTAVGARRGRDRCPALMAPVATVTEPPARSGPLRVRQAWRRAFVAAKANPTGAFAFVEVAGLLATGALLLRAAAPRRLAPPVDHTAVTTADLDAALTLDERVYYAEATLRAIGLTTDFAPLVLLCGHGATSANNPYAAALDCGACGGNRGGVSAHLAATVLNDPRVRAALAGRGITIPDHTLVLAAEHDTVTDQVRLLDPAGIPATHQPVVDALTGHLADAGQRLRAERAARLPDRPGPGRLPTRATDWAQVRPEWALAGNAAFIAAPRDLTAGVDLDGRVFLHSYDWSTDPQAAALEAIMTGPLVVATWINLQYYFSTVDPHRLGAGTKTVHSVLGDGLGVLPGTGGDLRTGLPWQSVGSGGDLVHEPLRLFALVQAPRALVDTVLERHPALRRLVDGGWLTLTVHDPHTGEWSQPRPDGVRRPPTPTAPHPGQPRTRLPHPTGPAPARPTRTVTEKEPTA; this is translated from the coding sequence GTGGTACCGGATCCACGCCGGGCCGCCCGCGCGGCCGGCTGGCTGCTCGCCGTCGCCGCTGTCGCGGCCGTCGGGCTGCTCGCCGCCGTCGCGGTCACCGCACCCGCGACCGGCGTGCTGGCCCGCCCGGAGGTCGGCGGCGTGCCGTTCCCGCTCGGGGTGCGGGTCGACCGGTTCGGTGCGCTGTTCGTGCTGCTGGTCAGCGGGATCGCGGCGGTGGTGGCGGGGTACGCGCGGCGGTACCTCGACGGCGAGCCGGGAATGGCCGGCTTCCAGGCCCGGATCGCGGGGGCCGCGGCGGCGACCCTGGTGATGGCCACCGCGCCGAGCCTGGCGCAGTTCGCGGCGGGCTGGATCGCGGCGGGCTGGCTGCTGGTCGGTCTGATCGGCTACCACCGTGACCAGCCACGCGTCCGGGTCGCGGTGCGCCGCGTCCGCCGGCTGTTCCTCCTCGGCGACGTCGCCCTGGTGGGTGCCTTCGCGCTGCTGACGGCCGCTGCCGGCAGCGCCGACCTGGCCGCCGTACGGGCACTCGGCGACACCGCCCCCGGCTGGGTGCCGGCGACCGCGGGTGGGCTGCTGCTGGTGGCCGGCATGGTGCGGTCGGCGCAGGTGCCGGTACACGGGTGGCTGCCCGGAACCCTGGACGCGCCCACCCCGGTGTCGGCCTTCCTGCACGCCGGGATGGTCAACGTGGCGGGCTTCCTGATGATCACGTTCGCGCCGGTCGTCGTGGCCGCGCCGGCGGTGATGGCCGCCACCCTGCTGGTGGGGTTGACCACCGCCGCCGCCGGGACGCTGTTCGCGGCGGTACGCACCGACGTCAAGGGCGCCCTGGCCCGGTCCACCGTGGCGCAGATGGGATTCATGCTGGCGCAGTGCGGGCTGGGCGCGTTCGGGTTGGCCGCCGTGCACCTGGTCGGGCACGGCGTCTACAAGGCGTACGCGTTCCTGTCCGCCGGCGGGGCCGTGCAGGCCCAGGCGCGGGCCGCCGAGGCGCCACAGCCGGTGGGACCCGCCCCGGTCCGGCGGCTCGCCGCGGCGACCGCCGTCCTGGTCACCGTCGTCGTGGTCACCGAGACGATCCTCGGGGCCACCCTGACCGGGCTGCTCAGCGCGGCCCTGGCCGGCGTCGCCGGTGTCGCCGCGCTGCGGGCCGCCCTGGCCGACCGGCGGCTGCCGGTGACCGCCACGCTGGCGGTCACCGCCACGGTCGCCGCCCTGGCCGCCGGCTACCTGCTCGCCGGGCGGGCGGCCACCGACTGGATGGGCCTGCCCCAGGCGGTGACGCCACTGGCGGTCGGTACCGCCGCGCTGGTGCTGGCGGTCGTCGCGCTGTCGTCCCGGTCCGCGCTGCGCCGCCGGGCCGTCGGGCTGTGGTGGTGGGCCTGGCGGGACGGCCGGCTGCCGCTGCCGTCGACCGCCACCAGCTGGCTGCCGCTGCCGTCGACCGTCGCGGGGCGGCGGACGGGAGGTGACGGCACGGGTGGGCACCCACCGCTGGTGGTCACCGCCGGCGACACCGACGCCGACGCCGCCCGCGCGGTCGCCGCGGCGACCAGCGCTGCCGACCACGTCGCCGCGACCTGGCCGTTGGACAGCTTCGTGGCGGTCAACCCGCTGGCCGGTCTGGAACGTACCGCGTTCGGGCCGGCCACCGCCCGGATGCGGGAACTCGGTGGGATCCGCACCCACCTGCCCGCCGAGCACTGGCGGCAGCGGCTCCGCGACGGCCACCTCACCGCCGCGGACCTGACCGCCGCCCTGGCCACGGTGCCCGGGGCAACCCGCCCGGTACGGCTGGACGGCCGGCTGGCCGACGTCGGTGACCTGCGGATGCTGGTGCTGCGCCACCCCGTGTACGACGGGCCACCGCCCCGGGCCGACCTGCTCGCCGTGGCGCGGCGTCGGCTCCCGGCCCGGCCCGCGCCCACCGTCGACGGGGTGCGGACCCTGGCCGAGATCCTCGACGACGCGCTGGGCGGCCGGGTCGGCGCGGACGTCGACGACCTGGTGGCCGACTGGTGCGCCGCGCACTGCGGTCGACCGGCCGCGCCCTGGCCGGTGCCCGGTGCCGACGCACAGGGATGCTGGTCGCGGTGGCGGCAGGTCGCGGCGGCCGACCCCGCGCCGGCGTGGCACGGTGCCACCGGTTTCGGTGCCTTCGTCGCCGCCCTGCCGGCCGCCTCCGGACCGGCTCTCGCCGTGCTGCTGCGCACCCTCGGTGTCGCGCCCGACGACTGGGCGACCTACCTGTCCCGGTCGCTGGTGCGGCTGCCCGGCTGGGCCGGCTACGCCCGCTGGTCGCAGGACCACCCGGCGCAGCGGCCGACGTTGACGGTGCTCGACCTGCTCGCGGTACGCCTCGCCTACGAGGTCGCCCTCGGTGCCGCCGTCGCGCACCGGCATCTCGGGGTCGGCCCGGCCGTCGACCTGGTCGTCGCGGCGGCCCGCACCCCACACCGGCCCGCCCCGGACACGCAGGTGGCCGGTGCCCCGGCCGGCTCGGACCCGGTGGCCGGTGACCCGGGCGGGCCGGACGCGGTGGCCGGCGTCGCCCGGCTGGCGGCGGTCCTCGGTCTCGACGCCGCCGCCCTGGACGGGCTGCCGCAGCGGTCCCTGACGGCGCTGCACGACACGGTGACCGACCTGTCCCCGCAGCGGCAGGCGGAGATCTGGCTGGCCGCGGCGGAACACGCCTACCGGCGGCAGCTCCGTAACCGGCTCGGCCACCGCACCGGCCGCCCGGTACCGCCGAACGCCCCGCTCGCCCAGGCGGTGTTCTGCATCGACGTGCGCAGCGAGGGCCTGCGCCGCCACCTGGAGGCGACCGGACCGGTGCGTACCTTCGGGTTCGCCGGCTTCTTCGGTCTGCCGGTACGCACCACGGCCGTCGGCGCGCGGCGCGGCCGGGACCGCTGCCCCGCCCTGATGGCACCGGTCGCCACGGTCACCGAACCCCCGGCCCGGAGCGGGCCGCTGCGGGTCCGGCAGGCCTGGCGGCGGGCGTTCGTCGCCGCGAAGGCGAACCCGACCGGGGCGTTCGCGTTCGTCGAGGTCGCCGGTCTGCTCGCCACCGGTGCCCTGCTGCTGCGCGCGGCGGCACCCCGACGGCTCGCCCCGCCCGTCGACCACACCGCGGTCACCACGGCCGACCTGGACGCCGCGTTGACCCTCGACGAGCGGGTCTACTACGCCGAGGCGACCCTGCGGGCGATCGGACTGACCACCGACTTCGCTCCGCTGGTGCTGCTGTGCGGGCACGGCGCGACCAGCGCCAACAACCCGTACGCCGCCGCCCTCGACTGCGGGGCCTGCGGCGGCAACCGTGGCGGCGTCAGCGCCCACCTCGCCGCCACCGTCCTCAACGACCCACGGGTACGGGCCGCGCTGGCCGGGCGGGGCATCACCATCCCGGACCACACCCTCGTCCTGGCCGCCGAACACGACACCGTCACCGACCAGGTGCGGCTACTCGACCCCGCCGGCATCCCGGCCACCCACCAGCCGGTCGTCGACGCCCTGACCGGTCACCTCGCGGACGCGGGACAGCGGTTGCGGGCCGAACGCGCCGCCCGGCTACCCGACCGTCCCGGCCCCGGCCGGCTGCCCACCCGGGCCACCGATTGGGCGCAGGTCCGCCCGGAGTGGGCGCTCGCCGGCAACGCCGCGTTCATCGCCGCGCCCCGCGACCTCACCGCCGGGGTCGACCTCGACGGCCGGGTGTTCCTGCACTCCTACGACTGGTCCACCGACCCGCAGGCCGCCGCCCTGGAGGCGATCATGACAGGGCCGCTGGTGGTCGCCACCTGGATCAACCTCCAGTACTACTTCTCCACCGTCGACCCGCACCGCCTCGGCGCCGGCACCAAGACCGTGCACTCGGTGCTCGGCGACGGGCTGGGTGTCCTGCCCGGCACCGGCGGTGACCTGCGCACCGGCCTGCCCTGGCAGTCGGTGGGCAGCGGCGGTGACCTGGTCCACGAACCACTGCGCCTGTTCGCGCTGGTCCAGGCCCCCCGAGCCCTGGTGGACACGGTGCTGGAACGCCACCCCGCGCTGCGTCGGCTCGTCGACGGCGGCTGGCTCACGCTGACCGTCCACGACCCGCACACCGGCGAATGGTCGCAGCCCCGACCGGACGGCGTCCGGCGGCCACCCACGCCGACGGCACCCCACCCCGGCCAGCCCCGTACCCGCCTGCCACACCCCACCGGACCGGCACCGGCCCGGCCCACCCGCACCGTTACCGAGAAGGAGCCCACGGCATGA
- a CDS encoding class I adenylate-forming enzyme family protein, which yields MRTRGLRGQLATDELIGAGNVLARVLAHGADPDGPGLTFDTPVDGHPAEHPLTLGQLDRMVDARAAWLHARGVKPRDPIAVWAGTAADMVLSFLALTRIGAIPALMNGKLRPEIAAEYIRRLRGAGVLADADHTALLAGHDLGVPLIGEPAEAGAGDPAAVPTPYRHHPNDPVVITHTSGTTGIPKAVLHSHSSLFAATRHLLTMPQAQGTSRILNALPAPHTATVLMVNQALGNRAEMFLLSEQSGEKVLDAIQRWRPDGVFGFSVTWAELARFDLSGYDLESVRLWFNTGDCSHEPHVRKLVAVGSRDTVTREGVKRVPGSVFIDGLGSSEMGHSMFHITHHSGTDRYGRCVGRPYQFTKVAVLDADGNPLPAGQVGWLGIDSPSLFKGYWNDSVTTYRFRQQGWYLTGDLVYADDEGRYYHMDRAVDSVDVGDGKRFFTALSEERVLAACPDVVDCTAVIVREPAGVVTDVLLELAAGADPTLDRTEAVRAALGTDVGATLRRVVPVASADIPVTVTGKVRKVVLRERYLTESPS from the coding sequence ATGCGGACCAGGGGACTTCGCGGTCAGCTCGCCACCGACGAGCTGATCGGCGCCGGCAACGTACTGGCCCGGGTACTGGCACACGGCGCCGACCCGGACGGGCCGGGCCTCACCTTCGACACGCCGGTCGACGGCCACCCCGCCGAACACCCGCTCACCCTCGGGCAGCTCGACCGGATGGTCGACGCCCGCGCGGCCTGGCTGCACGCCCGTGGCGTCAAACCCCGCGACCCGATCGCGGTGTGGGCCGGCACCGCCGCCGACATGGTGCTCAGCTTCCTCGCCCTGACCCGCATCGGCGCCATCCCCGCGCTGATGAACGGCAAGCTGCGCCCGGAGATCGCCGCCGAGTACATCCGCCGGCTGCGCGGCGCGGGCGTGCTCGCCGACGCCGACCACACCGCCCTGCTGGCCGGGCACGACCTGGGCGTACCGCTGATCGGCGAACCCGCCGAAGCCGGCGCCGGCGACCCGGCGGCCGTGCCCACGCCGTACCGGCACCACCCGAACGACCCGGTCGTCATCACCCACACCTCCGGCACCACCGGCATCCCCAAGGCCGTGCTGCACTCGCACAGCAGCCTGTTCGCCGCCACCCGGCACCTGCTCACCATGCCGCAGGCCCAGGGCACCAGCCGCATCCTCAACGCGCTGCCCGCCCCGCACACCGCCACCGTGCTCATGGTCAACCAGGCCCTCGGCAACCGGGCCGAGATGTTCCTGCTGTCCGAGCAGAGCGGCGAGAAGGTCCTGGACGCCATCCAGCGCTGGCGGCCCGACGGCGTGTTCGGGTTCTCCGTCACCTGGGCCGAACTGGCCCGGTTCGACCTGTCCGGGTACGACCTGGAGTCGGTGCGGCTGTGGTTCAACACCGGCGACTGCTCCCACGAACCCCACGTGCGCAAGCTCGTCGCGGTCGGCTCCCGGGACACCGTCACCCGCGAGGGCGTCAAGCGGGTGCCCGGCTCGGTGTTCATCGACGGCCTCGGCTCCAGCGAGATGGGCCACTCGATGTTCCACATCACCCACCACAGCGGCACCGACCGGTACGGGCGCTGCGTGGGCCGCCCCTACCAGTTCACCAAGGTCGCCGTCCTCGACGCCGACGGGAACCCGCTGCCGGCCGGGCAGGTCGGCTGGCTCGGCATCGACTCCCCGTCCCTGTTCAAGGGCTACTGGAACGACTCGGTCACCACGTACCGGTTCCGGCAGCAGGGCTGGTACCTCACCGGCGACCTGGTGTACGCCGACGACGAGGGCCGCTACTACCACATGGACCGGGCCGTCGACTCGGTCGACGTCGGCGACGGCAAGCGGTTCTTCACCGCGCTCAGCGAGGAACGCGTCCTCGCCGCCTGTCCCGACGTGGTCGACTGCACCGCCGTCATCGTCCGCGAGCCGGCCGGCGTGGTCACCGACGTGCTGCTGGAACTGGCCGCCGGCGCCGACCCGACGCTGGACCGCACCGAGGCGGTCCGGGCGGCCCTCGGCACCGACGTCGGGGCCACCCTGCGCCGGGTGGTGCCGGTCGCCTCCGCCGACATCCCGGTCACCGTCACCGGCAAGGTCCGCAAGGTGGTGCTGCGCGAGCGGTACCTCACGGAGTCGCCGTCATGA
- a CDS encoding beta-ketoacyl-[acyl-carrier-protein] synthase family protein, whose product MADGTTTARITGVHATSALGRGAAAQLAGVLAGTPAFGPVHRFDTTGRRVDRAATRTDVGSLADELADAVDAACVDAALTGPDRRTAALLLAVHGGPAAGPLAAELAVRTGIGGLRRVYTSACVSASSALADAATLIRRGDLTRVVVAAGYLVEPDQYALFDAGRALATDGAVRPFSTGRTGLLLGDAVAAVVLESPAVARHRVADLLGWGRAGDAFHACRPHPDGVGLARAVEAALRRAGLPAAALGYVNANATGTGFSDASEANALRAALGTVADRIPVSSTKALHGHALEASGLLELVVTVLALQHGKLPVNAGYLGPDPACPLDVILDAPRPATSPYALSLNAAFGGANTALLVGAA is encoded by the coding sequence ATGGCTGACGGGACGACGACCGCCCGCATCACCGGTGTCCACGCGACCAGCGCCCTCGGCCGGGGCGCGGCGGCGCAACTCGCCGGCGTGCTCGCCGGGACGCCGGCGTTCGGGCCGGTGCACCGCTTCGACACCACCGGCCGGCGGGTCGACCGGGCGGCGACCCGCACCGACGTCGGCTCCCTGGCCGACGAACTCGCCGACGCTGTCGACGCCGCCTGCGTCGACGCCGCGCTGACCGGCCCGGACCGGCGTACCGCCGCCCTGCTGCTGGCCGTCCACGGTGGCCCCGCCGCCGGGCCGCTCGCCGCCGAGCTGGCCGTCCGGACCGGCATCGGCGGGCTCCGCCGGGTCTACACCAGCGCCTGCGTGTCGGCCAGTTCGGCGCTGGCCGACGCCGCCACCCTGATCCGTCGCGGTGACCTGACCCGGGTCGTGGTGGCCGCCGGCTACCTCGTCGAACCCGACCAGTACGCGCTGTTCGACGCCGGTCGGGCGCTGGCCACCGACGGTGCCGTCCGGCCGTTCAGCACCGGACGCACCGGACTGCTCCTCGGTGACGCGGTGGCGGCGGTGGTGCTGGAGTCCCCGGCGGTGGCCCGGCACCGCGTCGCCGACCTGCTCGGTTGGGGCCGGGCCGGGGACGCCTTCCACGCCTGCCGCCCGCACCCCGACGGCGTGGGCCTGGCCCGGGCCGTCGAGGCGGCCCTGCGCCGCGCCGGCCTGCCCGCCGCCGCGCTCGGCTACGTCAACGCCAACGCCACCGGCACCGGCTTCAGCGACGCCTCCGAGGCCAACGCCCTCCGGGCGGCGCTGGGCACGGTCGCCGACCGGATCCCGGTCAGCTCCACCAAGGCCCTGCACGGGCACGCCCTGGAAGCCTCCGGCCTGCTCGAACTGGTGGTGACGGTGCTCGCCCTGCAACACGGGAAACTACCGGTCAACGCCGGCTATCTCGGCCCCGACCCGGCCTGCCCGCTGGACGTGATCCTCGACGCGCCCCGCCCGGCGACCAGCCCGTACGCGCTCAGCCTCAACGCCGCGTTCGGTGGCGCGAACACCGCCCTGCTGGTCGGTGCGGCATGA
- a CDS encoding carbonic anhydrase: MTDLDPMGRDERPSPAAALAALRAGHARFRAGAAVLPVASGSPAVASGPLAAVFACADPHQPEPGPLFGGSELLTVRTAGLGIGPAVLGSLEYAVAHLRLPLILVLGHESCRLPGGGGHERVRAAAATLRHRSALLDAAVRAGRCAIHGMCWHDPERVLRSVRRTEPPSAPRPPRLRPRASRTAQAH; encoded by the coding sequence ATGACTGACCTCGATCCGATGGGCCGTGACGAGCGGCCGAGCCCGGCCGCCGCCCTCGCCGCGCTCCGCGCCGGTCATGCCCGGTTCCGGGCCGGCGCGGCGGTCCTGCCGGTGGCGTCGGGTTCCCCCGCGGTGGCGTCGGGCCCCCTCGCGGCGGTCTTCGCCTGCGCCGACCCGCACCAGCCCGAGCCCGGGCCCCTGTTCGGCGGCAGCGAGTTGCTCACGGTCCGCACGGCCGGTCTCGGCATCGGACCGGCTGTGCTCGGCAGCCTCGAGTACGCCGTCGCGCACCTGCGCCTGCCCCTGATCCTCGTCCTCGGCCACGAGTCCTGCCGGCTGCCCGGTGGCGGTGGACACGAGCGGGTACGCGCCGCCGCCGCGACCCTGCGCCACCGGTCCGCCCTGCTCGACGCGGCCGTCCGCGCCGGCCGGTGCGCGATCCACGGGATGTGCTGGCACGACCCGGAGCGGGTGCTCCGGTCGGTACGACGCACCGAACCGCCGTCCGCGCCACGGCCGCCCCGACTGCGGCCGAGGGCATCCCGGACCGCGCAGGCCCACTGA
- a CDS encoding 4'-phosphopantetheinyl transferase family protein has translation MSQLPVPGRDTVYVWVCRGTGDQPEVARRMLVGAGVALLGRDRSAVSVGRAPDGRPRVRAGGVELPVSVSHVEGVVVVAACRAAPVGVDVERHRPVPAQALARRWFEPAAAGWVAGLPAEDRVAGFLLLWTAKEAVGKALGSGLRAGGLARPMPLPDGGGPLLRPLPDNGPLRPVPDGGPLLRPVPGASGLRVGHPDAGTELVVAVAVVGPARQVVVDRVEGSGHEAAVRSASVERTSFPVVVRGS, from the coding sequence GTGAGCCAACTACCGGTGCCCGGTCGGGACACCGTGTACGTGTGGGTCTGCCGCGGCACCGGCGATCAGCCGGAGGTGGCGCGGCGGATGCTGGTGGGCGCGGGGGTGGCGCTGCTGGGCCGGGACCGGTCGGCGGTCTCGGTGGGACGCGCGCCGGACGGTCGCCCCCGGGTACGCGCCGGCGGGGTGGAGCTGCCGGTCAGCGTCAGCCATGTCGAGGGTGTGGTGGTCGTGGCGGCCTGCCGGGCCGCGCCGGTCGGGGTGGACGTGGAGCGGCACCGGCCGGTGCCGGCGCAGGCGTTGGCGCGGCGCTGGTTCGAGCCGGCCGCCGCGGGATGGGTGGCCGGGTTGCCGGCCGAGGACCGGGTGGCGGGTTTCCTGCTGCTGTGGACGGCCAAGGAGGCGGTGGGCAAGGCCCTGGGGTCGGGGCTGCGCGCCGGTGGGCTGGCCCGGCCGATGCCGCTGCCGGACGGCGGGGGTCCGCTGCTGCGCCCGCTGCCGGACAACGGGCCGCTGCGCCCGGTGCCGGACGGTGGGCCGCTGCTGCGCCCGGTGCCCGGGGCGTCCGGGCTGCGGGTGGGCCATCCCGACGCGGGTACGGAGCTGGTGGTGGCCGTGGCGGTCGTCGGGCCGGCCCGGCAGGTCGTGGTGGACCGCGTCGAGGGGTCGGGTCATGAGGCGGCCGTCCGCAGCGCCTCGGTGGAGCGGACGAGCTTCCCGGTGGTGGTGCGGGGCAGCTGA
- a CDS encoding beta-ketoacyl synthase chain length factor, protein MRVLAEARWPEPGDGPAPTVPGFVHSMFPPLVAAVADRCLTRRHGTPPAAGDVGARTAVLLASAGGDRASADHVHTTVATGGRVGPLFFYQSVPNSIAGHVAARWGLGGPVLCLSPTTADPRAEATAEADLLLYDGDADEALLVLIEQTATGDHAVAVLLGQGDTECGPGDFAVSSPPTS, encoded by the coding sequence CTGCGGGTGCTCGCCGAGGCCCGCTGGCCGGAACCCGGCGACGGCCCGGCACCCACCGTGCCCGGGTTCGTGCACTCCATGTTCCCGCCCCTGGTCGCCGCCGTCGCCGACCGCTGCCTGACCCGCCGCCACGGCACCCCACCCGCCGCCGGTGACGTCGGCGCCCGCACCGCCGTGCTGCTGGCCAGCGCCGGCGGCGACCGGGCCAGCGCCGACCACGTCCACACCACCGTGGCCACCGGCGGCCGGGTCGGCCCGCTGTTCTTCTACCAGTCGGTGCCCAACAGCATCGCCGGACACGTGGCCGCCCGCTGGGGGCTCGGCGGCCCGGTGCTGTGCCTGAGCCCCACCACCGCAGACCCCCGGGCCGAGGCGACCGCCGAGGCCGACCTGCTGCTGTACGACGGCGACGCGGACGAGGCGTTGCTGGTCCTGATCGAACAAACCGCCACCGGCGACCACGCGGTCGCGGTGCTGCTGGGGCAAGGAGACACAGAATGCGGACCAGGGGACTTCGCGGTCAGCTCGCCACCGACGAGCTGA